The window CATGAGCAACAGACAGTCGTACTTTGTCCAGATTCACCGCTTCAGACTTCAACGCTGTCCCGCCAGTCTCACAACGCACATTAGAATACCGATAAGTATTCATTATGATGCTTTAAATTGGGCAAAACTATATTTTCCCCTCCAGTTACTCAGTATTttattatctatctatttatttatgtactttcataattccccccccccccctttcttttagTGACCTCTCAGACACGTGCACAGGCAAACCTCTCAGACATGTGCACAGGCAAACCTCTCAGACACGTGCACAGGCAAACCTCTCAGACACGTGCACAGAAACTCACCCTCCCATCTTGTAGGCGCCGACGCCGCCTTTCCAAGCCCTGACGAACGAGGGGTCCGCCAGCAGGGAAATGGGGTTGAAGGACCCGGTGGCGAAGTACGGCCCCACCGGGCCGACGATCACGAAGATCATCGCTTGAGTCGTAGGAGACACGCCGAGCGACGGCTGGAGGAcagagtgagaggggggggggggaagacatCAGGAGTCAGTAAAGACTGCATGCAGACCACCAGCTCACGTCAATCAGCTGACGTGGGACCCTGCACGGACAACCAGGTGGTAAACTGGCTGGAGCTCACCTCAGTCCCTATGAAGGTGGGTCGGATGTAGAGGCTTGCGTCCTGGGAGAAGGGGACCCACTCCTGgtccacctccaccagcttctTGATGCACTTGAGCAGTTCTTCTTTATCGAAcagctgcaaaaaaagaaacaagacgaCGTCGACTGTCAGATTATCgctctttaaaaacaagtcaTACTCCTTAACTCTCTCTGTGcacatcatacacaatcctctctgaaaagcatatatagcacatacactcaggagtggacaattattatttattttatgtcatttgtataatttgtatttaattacatttttatgcaATCTATTTCATTATTATCCTTATTtccactcttcttttctttcttggaaTGACCACCATTTGTGTGTTGTACACagtacctgaatatcatgtgtaccaagacatacaactgaacAATTTACAGAaagcgactgtatgaaaatacatattcttatgttgttgaaaactaaataaaaaggagttaaaaaaaacaacaacaagaaacgAGTCACACTCTCAAGTTGAAAAGAACACGCTGTTCTCAAAACATCTTTATTCGTTCATCGTGAAACATAAAACCGTTTCCCTCTTTCATGTCGCTCAACGCCCAGGCTGGATTGAGGAGCATCGTGTTACTGTTTCCTTTGTGTCCTCGCCTCCTGATGAGGTACTAACTCTTGCACCCGGGAgttgttctgggtgtgaggccTAAACCGGGCACACCGCCAAGTGGTTACGCAACACGGCGAATTTAAGGCTCAACGGTTCCAGGTGGTGGTTGACAAACCAGTTTGAGAAATTAACACTTGGAATTTTTGGTCAATGGCTGCCATGTTTTgcgcgtgtttttttttttttttttactgagggTCACTGAAGGTCATAGGGTTAGTGAAGGTCACTGAGGGTTAGCGAAGGTTACTGAAGGTCACTGAGGGTCACTGAGGGTCGAGGTCGGGTGCATAAACTCACAGGGAGGCTGCTCCTGTCGGCGCTGCGAAGCATCCTCTCCATGTTCAGCATGGGTCTGAACAGGCGGATGTGGTTGTCCTCGCCGCGGAACGCCTTCATGCCTTCAAACAGCTGCAGAGACGAAACACACGCCACTTTAAATCTGTTTGTTTATGTACCGGGCTGTTCGTCTTCAACTGATATCAGGAGGGTTcctcctcaacaacaacaacagcagcaaacagTGATGCAAACATTCAATGAAAGCATCACGGAGAACGCGGGGCCCTCCACTCACCTCGATGGAGTAGTGCAGCGCGGAGCTGGCCGGGTGCAGCGACAGGTTCTGGAACGGTTTGATGTGCGGCGTCTCCCAGCCGTCCGCCGCCGACCAGTTGATGGTCAACATGTGGTCGGAGAACTGCTTGCCGAACACCAGGGTGGCGGGGTCGGGCTTGGGCTTGCATGCCGTGTTGCGTTCGACGACGAGGTCCGACGCCTGAGGACAAGCGAGCCGGAGACGGgcgggaggaagaaaagaaggaggcGGGACGAGAGCAGGCCACGGAAAcagtgattgtttttttgttttattaaatcgCAGTTATTCACAGagcatgcttctttttttttttaaaagggataATTAAGTTGAACGTTACACGAGAGTCAGTTGAGAGGCTGACTCATCTGATCGATTATGACACAATTCATTAAAATTAGACTGgaattaaatatgaaaacaagGAGGCAGACagtgaggaaaagagagaaaagggaaaagaaactTTAAACCCTAGGATGAGACACATGCCTCCTCTGAGAAATGTCACTTCCTGCTTCACCGTAACGAGCTGCGACACGTCGTGAGCGTAACTGGAGCCCGGAGACCGATGACGTCAGAGGCCTCACCTGGTGGGATCGGACATTAATGTGTTCCTCATTACCTTAAAGGAACTGGCGGACCGCGTCGAGCCGAAGGACAAGGGGAGGGCCTGGACCAGTCGTCCATTGAGTGCCTGCAAAAGCAAACGCGGCAAAGCACTTTATTATTAAACGTGTATTTATATTATCAGTTTAAAAGGTTTTGCATGACAACTTTTTAACAATGCTGTACAAGATATATCGTCTTCTCAGGGGACCACAATTCATCTGGCCttagtgggggaggggggggggggggagacaacaTGTCATgacattgtgtgtttggttcaGTCATTCTGccagtaacgtgtgtgtgtgtgtgtgtgtgtgtgtgtgtgtgtgtagtgctgtAATTAGAATCAGGCACTAGCTACAAAATGAGGAATGCAAGGGGAAGTAGGAAGGATGGATCCTGTGTGGGTTCATatgaccaacaacaacaacaacaacaacaaaagaagcaaccaacaacaacaacaacaacaataataataataataagaatgatCTGAGCTGTGCAGCTAAAGCCAGTGCATGTTAATCTGTGGTATTCTGCCTGGATGCATGTTGGCAGTGGTTCCGGGTCCCGGTATGCAATGCAGTTCAAAATGAAgatgttaataataaaagacagtTGTCAGCAGCACAGCTGATGCTGCAACAATATTATAACATCAGAAAGTGTTTGCAGCGACAACAAATTAGTGGAGCTCTGCATATACATATTGGCCAGTTTGTGACGTCAGTGACGGATGCGTGACATTTGTTGCTTTTAATTTGGACCCAGTCaacaaatatttagaaatatgtaaatatataatgtgagagaaaatacaaatgaaaaagataAACATTCAAACTAGGAGCCAGCAGCAACGTGATTTTAAGTCCAATTTGCTCACTGAACGTCGGCCGAACTCGTCACAGCATCGCGAAGATTTACGGAAATAACCGAGTTGTGTTTTTACGActcgttgtttttgtttttttgggggttttaatGACGGTTTTAATTCGCACATTTTCGTCGCCAGTCCCCGGTTTGATGACCTTTTTTCCGGCCGCATTGTTTTTACAAACGCTCGGGGGCTCCGAAGCGAAAcgattatctttttttaaattattttattatcgtCTTATCGCTGATGTGAGTGACCCGTTCCCCCGGGACAGTCAACGCAAACGGGCAATAAACAGCAACGACACGTCGGTCAGTGAACTCACCGTTCGGAGCGCTGCCATCTCCGCTACGCAACGACGACAAGACGCGATAACGTGTTCGTGTGGAAACAAACGCTCAAAGTCAACTTCAGTTCCGCTTTGAAATACGAGACGCTGTCGGCTAAAACCTCCCTCACAAACTGCAAAcggcatatatatattatataaaatatattatataaaatatattatatattttatatatatatatatttatatttttattatatacgtttgtgatttttatttattttatttccgtCTGTTTTGGGTTAATATTTAAACGTCCTTCTTACTGTTGTacgaaataataataattagttaataatattttttttaaacaacccaACACAATTATATACAATTATACAATCTTGTAAATATTTTCCTTTCAAGGACGTCATTGAGGGCGTGATAAAAGCGGGACATCTGATTGGCGGAGAGCAGCGGGCTCGTAAACCAGGTTTATTCGAGGTCATCTAGGTTGATGCCGATTGGTCGGTCGCGGGTGGGAGTGGCGCAGATCTTGTTAAGCAAGATGCCGACACACTTTAGTACGACTAACTTCAGCCAAATGGACgatatttcccctttttattttttttaatgaaaaccaCGTGCATTCACCACCGTGTAGTATTAATCTGAGCAGTGTTACCAAGACACGTGACACAAGAAACCCTTCAGAAGTTGCtgatatattaatgttttaCCTCTATACTGCTCAAAAACTAGTTTAACAAAGATAAAAACAATATCATCTGTAGTCTtattcaatttttttaattggctCTCTTTGGTTAGATATAGCTTGTTACAGGATGCATTATGTGACACACTTGGACCGGAAGTTCCTGTTTAAATCTGCACacatttttgattttcttttaccGACGGCTGGTGATTTCTTCTATTCTTTTATAACTGTTCAGATATATCTGTTGAACCATTGTTCATCTTTTTGTTCTGcatgtatcatatatatatttataaagagGACTTTCTACAAGCTATAAAGCACGAGAGACCTTTCAGACAGTTCTCTCAGACACCTGAATCAAGCTTTTGTGACGGAATGATTAGAACATTAGTGAATGTATAATCTTCATTTACATAATTAATCTGCTAAACAAACCGAGTGGAGACAAGTCAAGTTGATTCATTTTGCTCAATTTATTTCGCGTATAGAGTCAATGtgcttcaaaataagacaaataatgtaaaatacatttattaaaaaaggcaaagatCA of the Cyclopterus lumpus isolate fCycLum1 chromosome 8, fCycLum1.pri, whole genome shotgun sequence genome contains:
- the bcat2 gene encoding branched-chain-amino-acid aminotransferase, mitochondrial gives rise to the protein MAALRTALNGRLVQALPLSFGSTRSASSFKASDLVVERNTACKPKPDPATLVFGKQFSDHMLTINWSAADGWETPHIKPFQNLSLHPASSALHYSIELFEGMKAFRGEDNHIRLFRPMLNMERMLRSADRSSLPLFDKEELLKCIKKLVEVDQEWVPFSQDASLYIRPTFIGTEPSLGVSPTTQAMIFVIVGPVGPYFATGSFNPISLLADPSFVRAWKGGVGAYKMGGNYGPTIAVQSEAVKRGCQQVLWLYGEQEEITEVGTMNLFIYWTNEKGEKELFTPPLDGIILPGVTRQSLLDLARTWGEFKVTERTMSMKELLGALDAGRILEVFGAGTACVVCPVGSLLYREESYQIPTMQNGPDLAKRFHKELTDIQYGRTASDWAPLVV